The Vigna unguiculata cultivar IT97K-499-35 chromosome 1, ASM411807v1, whole genome shotgun sequence nucleotide sequence ccacaaacaaaacaaaacaatgtAACAGaactaacaaataaaaaacatcttAGGTAGCTTAGGTAGAACTTCTATAATAGTCATGTAAAAGTACCAAAACTTACCAAATGTTGCTGTTGAGAAAGTTGGTGTGCCATCCAAAAAGTTAAGGTTTGCAGATACAATAGTAGATGTCATTCCATCACCAATGATCATCACATTCCATTTGGTCTTCTCAACCCTCACATTTTCATAGTAAACCCCTTTTTTCACATAGATCACAGTCCTCTTGTTGCTCTTATCAGGAACATGTTTAAGTGCATCagaaattttcttatatttcccACTGCCATCTTTGGCCACAACAATGTCAGCTTTCTTCCTCAAATCCTCTGTGAGAAGGAGCCTCCTATCTTCTGAAGGAAGCCATGCTGGTGCTTCATTGTGATGAGGTAATAAACTCAGTAAGCGCCTAAGGTTCAGTGTGGTTGTAGCCTTGTTGATCCAGGTAACGATGGCAAGACTGTTACTGGTGAACTGTGTAGAATTTTTAAGATAGGTTTCTACACTTGTCTTAATTgcttctttttcatcttcaaaGCCTTCAATACAAGTATTCAGATATGTACCTATGAAGAAAAACAATgtatatagttatttttatctAGCCAAAGGGGTAGAAAAAACTTGATGTATGTCTATAACTTCTGACTATGCTAAcatatgtataattataattaatacagTACCTGCAGCACTTAACCATGTTTGAAGATCCTCAAAAACTTCAACAAGAGAAAAGTTTTCCCCTGATGTCAATGTCAAAGAGCTATTCAGATGATCAACCGCAAGACCCAAAAGCTCCCTGCAATTTTTCATAGCCTCCTTGGTCCTGCTGTTCTTCACCAGCACCCCTTTGAAAGCTCCATGATGATGATCACTGAAATATTCAAAAGCTTTGGACACTTCAGATAAGGCCACCTTCTTTGACAGCACGAACAACTCCTGAGGCTGAACCTGGTTCGAGTTCACAGCAGAACCAAGGCTGCTGTAGCAAGAATCCTTGTACAATGTCACATCACAAACAGCCTTCACTGAATCTGTCACAGTGTGAGCATCATTGCCACCTTCTGAAGAGTTGGTGCCAACAATGCCAAACACAG carries:
- the LOC114185670 gene encoding putative pectinesterase/pectinesterase inhibitor 24; its protein translation is MLKSYGKVDEHGQMVLETKKKTRKRVTIIGLSSVVLAAVVFAAVFGIVGTNSSEGGNDAHTVTDSVKAVCDVTLYKDSCYSSLGSAVNSNQVQPQELFVLSKKVALSEVSKAFEYFSDHHHGAFKGVLVKNSRTKEAMKNCRELLGLAVDHLNSSLTLTSGENFSLVEVFEDLQTWLSAAGTYLNTCIEGFEDEKEAIKTSVETYLKNSTQFTSNSLAIVTWINKATTTLNLRRLLSLLPHHNEAPAWLPSEDRRLLLTEDLRKKADIVVAKDGSGKYKKISDALKHVPDKSNKRTVIYVKKGVYYENVRVEKTKWNVMIIGDGMTSTIVSANLNFLDGTPTFSTATFAVFGRNFMARDMGFRNSAGPQKHQAVALMTSADQAVFYRCHIDAYQDTLYAHSNRQFYRECNIYGTVDFIFGNSAVVIQNCNIRPKLPMHGQQNTITAQGKTDPNMNTGISIQNCNISPFGNLSSVETYLGRPWKNYSTTVYMKSRMEGFVNPKGWLPWTGNSAPDTIFYAEFQNVGPGSSTKNRVKWKGLRTITSEQARKFTIKGFLQGDKWISAAGAPFESDL